A genomic region of Rhodospirillales bacterium contains the following coding sequences:
- a CDS encoding type I secretion C-terminal target domain-containing protein, with protein MAYFHLSIEASALYSIDSPTLEVLVGGVVVSSAVITAQTGVGSDVLLFELEFSGSYPSSLSFRFNDGSAEGGRSITLETVRVNGQAVNGSDLTATLLAQSQSSSLNVAANDHLFGRVEPTAGDLGTVTVTGTAGDDRLNGTSANGDVIDGGTGHDWLRGVGGDDAIIGGDGNDVIFGEGGNDLIMGGLGMDTIFGNDGDDLLYGQDDMDYIIAGDGNDVLSGGLGNDYLLGDAGNDILFGEAGDDWLLGDAGDDYLYGDAGNDTLVGGSGIDVLFGGADNDTLHGEDGDDFLFGEDGIDLISGGAGNDTIGGGIGDDEIYGEAGDDVIAGGDGNDTISGGADNDTIYGDAGNDTLIGGAGADTIDGGADNDVIHGHGLDISTISSILFANPNVVYSNATGSFYQYVSTTQTWDNADTAAQAATLNGVAGHLVTITTAAENSYVASLIGASIWIGANDVDTESTWTWTGGLEQGVSFWQGLAAGTTLNNMYTNWNAGEPNEYGTGEDYLEFQTSGVWNDNGGPNQTALARGYVIEWEAGLMGDDGAADILSGGTGNDFIYGYDGNDTLNGDGDNDVLFGGAGSDTVNGGTGNDILFAYDATATGPTSGGSGGSGSTPINDDFAADLGSWTYADGFFGSSGTSNNYANGVYTGADGNTAAGAMELSLGGIDNNTISTMSGAFQYNFSLSSAMSNAQLTLSYHVLDAVLDGDPFDAGEDLWLYADIDGTTYSNDANPHFFELLGTAAGASYDGGWNTITLNVGALGAGSHTLSLGGLLNSKTWNSEEYDIRFDDITLAESTAVTLLSEDFSTDTGVFTYSDGGFGGSDSANVDVSGVRDTTDGGVANGSLEVYVDGFNNSSFTNASGTWDASIAPADDMTNVQITFSYHHWHSNSNDNGEDSEVYFEFDGTIYDASGGNSFISQALGSAGTTDTGWVTVTIDLPDLTSGSTYNLSLGILHVGANRKNEDAYIRFDDITITGDAASGGGGGGGGSGGGTGADLGTTNVLDGGDGNDTLYGSGGNDTLTGGNGDDVLYSGSSETLDATIAAILAANAGVSYSADTNSFYQVVSSMVDWTVADAAANSSTLSGLTGVNGHLATITSAAEQTFLEGITGGTSSWLGGGDFGSEGVWRWTSGPEAGIQFANSSGTAVNSHFNDWTSGQPNDSNGTQDYLYMLNGTQWADLVVEGDGSTGFVTVPQYIIEWEADTLLSTVDRNILSGGDGLDTLYGSYNGLDVFVFEAASAYNNVDIIESFDAAGHDQIDLSELLTGYDALTNDINDFLQFSESGGNTTISIDANGTTGGASFADVAQINGVTGLDIAQMIAADNLIIA; from the coding sequence ATGGCCTATTTTCATCTGAGCATAGAAGCGAGCGCGTTATACAGCATTGACTCGCCGACGTTAGAGGTACTGGTCGGCGGCGTTGTTGTGTCTTCGGCTGTGATCACGGCGCAAACGGGCGTTGGTTCGGATGTTTTGTTGTTTGAGCTGGAGTTCAGCGGCAGTTATCCGTCTTCCCTGTCGTTCAGATTTAACGACGGTTCGGCGGAAGGCGGGCGTTCGATTACGCTGGAAACGGTGCGAGTGAACGGCCAGGCGGTGAATGGCAGCGACCTGACCGCCACATTGCTGGCCCAGAGCCAGAGTTCATCTTTGAACGTAGCCGCCAATGACCATCTGTTCGGGCGCGTAGAGCCGACGGCGGGTGATCTGGGCACGGTAACGGTGACCGGCACGGCTGGCGACGACCGGCTGAACGGGACCTCGGCCAATGGCGATGTGATTGACGGCGGGACCGGTCATGACTGGCTGCGCGGCGTTGGCGGCGACGATGCGATCATCGGCGGTGACGGGAATGATGTAATTTTTGGCGAAGGCGGCAACGACCTGATTATGGGCGGCCTTGGCATGGATACGATCTTCGGCAATGACGGCGACGATTTGCTCTACGGTCAGGACGATATGGATTACATCATCGCCGGAGATGGGAATGACGTTCTGAGTGGCGGCCTGGGGAATGATTATCTGCTCGGCGATGCCGGGAATGACATCCTATTTGGTGAGGCCGGTGATGACTGGCTGTTGGGCGACGCCGGGGATGATTACCTGTACGGTGATGCCGGCAACGATACGCTGGTGGGCGGGAGCGGTATAGATGTCCTGTTTGGCGGCGCGGATAACGATACGCTGCACGGGGAAGACGGCGATGATTTCCTGTTCGGGGAAGACGGAATTGACCTGATCTCCGGCGGCGCGGGCAACGATACGATTGGCGGCGGCATCGGCGATGACGAGATTTACGGCGAAGCGGGCGATGATGTTATCGCCGGCGGCGACGGGAACGATACGATATCGGGCGGCGCGGATAACGATACGATCTATGGCGATGCCGGGAACGATACGCTGATCGGCGGCGCGGGCGCGGACACGATCGACGGCGGCGCGGATAATGACGTGATCCACGGTCACGGTCTGGATATCAGCACGATATCCTCGATCCTGTTCGCCAACCCGAATGTGGTTTATTCCAATGCGACGGGATCGTTCTACCAGTATGTCAGCACCACCCAGACATGGGATAATGCCGATACGGCGGCGCAGGCAGCAACGCTGAATGGCGTGGCGGGTCACCTAGTGACAATCACCACAGCCGCAGAGAATAGCTACGTGGCGAGCTTGATCGGCGCCAGCATCTGGATCGGTGCGAACGACGTTGACACCGAAAGCACATGGACATGGACCGGCGGTCTGGAACAAGGCGTTTCCTTCTGGCAAGGTCTGGCGGCCGGGACAACCCTGAACAACATGTACACAAACTGGAATGCCGGCGAACCGAACGAATATGGGACCGGCGAAGATTATCTGGAATTCCAGACCAGCGGCGTGTGGAATGACAACGGCGGCCCGAACCAGACCGCTCTGGCCCGCGGTTACGTGATTGAATGGGAAGCGGGGCTGATGGGCGATGACGGCGCAGCCGATATCCTGTCCGGCGGCACCGGTAACGATTTTATCTACGGCTATGACGGCAACGACACCCTGAACGGGGATGGCGATAACGACGTCCTGTTCGGCGGCGCCGGATCCGATACCGTCAACGGCGGCACAGGTAATGATATCTTGTTTGCCTATGATGCCACCGCAACGGGACCGACCAGCGGCGGTAGCGGCGGTAGCGGCTCCACCCCCATTAACGACGATTTTGCCGCAGATCTGGGAAGCTGGACTTACGCAGACGGTTTCTTCGGCAGCAGCGGCACATCCAACAACTATGCCAATGGCGTCTATACGGGCGCAGACGGCAATACAGCCGCCGGAGCCATGGAACTCTCTCTGGGCGGGATTGATAACAATACAATTTCAACCATGTCCGGCGCGTTCCAGTATAATTTCTCACTGAGCAGTGCGATGTCGAATGCCCAGCTGACTTTGTCTTATCACGTGCTTGACGCCGTTCTGGATGGCGACCCCTTTGATGCTGGCGAAGACCTCTGGCTGTATGCGGATATCGACGGCACGACATACAGCAACGATGCCAACCCGCATTTCTTTGAACTGCTGGGGACTGCGGCCGGTGCCAGCTACGACGGCGGCTGGAATACGATTACATTGAATGTCGGGGCTCTGGGTGCCGGAAGCCACACCCTGTCTCTGGGCGGTTTGCTCAACAGCAAAACATGGAACTCCGAAGAATACGACATCCGCTTTGATGATATCACACTCGCGGAATCGACGGCAGTGACCTTGCTGAGCGAAGATTTTTCAACCGATACCGGTGTATTTACTTATAGCGACGGCGGTTTCGGCGGTAGTGACAGTGCCAACGTTGATGTCTCTGGCGTACGTGACACCACCGATGGCGGCGTAGCGAACGGCTCTCTGGAAGTTTATGTAGATGGTTTTAATAACTCGTCATTTACAAATGCGTCCGGAACATGGGATGCCTCGATAGCGCCAGCCGACGATATGACCAACGTCCAGATTACTTTCTCCTACCATCACTGGCATTCCAATTCGAATGATAACGGTGAAGATTCAGAGGTCTATTTTGAATTTGATGGCACCATTTATGATGCCAGCGGCGGCAACAGCTTTATTTCCCAAGCCTTGGGAAGCGCCGGAACAACCGATACAGGCTGGGTCACCGTTACGATTGATCTGCCGGATCTGACATCGGGATCGACTTACAATTTGTCTCTTGGCATCTTGCATGTGGGCGCCAACAGAAAAAACGAAGATGCCTATATCCGCTTCGACGACATCACAATCACCGGCGACGCCGCTAGTGGCGGCGGTGGCGGCGGTGGTGGTTCCGGCGGCGGAACGGGCGCTGACTTGGGAACAACTAACGTTCTCGATGGCGGCGACGGCAACGACACGCTCTACGGCAGCGGTGGGAATGATACGCTGACCGGCGGCAACGGCGATGATGTCCTGTATTCAGGTTCATCCGAAACGCTGGACGCAACGATTGCCGCTATTCTGGCCGCCAATGCCGGCGTTTCCTACAGCGCCGATACAAACAGCTTCTATCAGGTCGTATCCAGCATGGTTGACTGGACGGTAGCCGACGCGGCAGCAAATTCTTCGACGTTATCCGGACTAACCGGTGTGAACGGCCATCTGGCAACAATTACTTCAGCAGCCGAACAAACGTTCCTCGAAGGCATAACCGGTGGCACCAGCTCCTGGCTGGGCGGCGGCGATTTCGGCAGCGAAGGTGTCTGGCGCTGGACATCCGGCCCGGAAGCGGGAATCCAATTCGCAAATTCAAGCGGCACAGCGGTCAACAGCCACTTCAATGACTGGACATCCGGCCAGCCAAATGATTCAAACGGGACACAGGATTACCTGTACATGTTGAATGGGACACAGTGGGCTGACCTCGTCGTCGAAGGCGACGGTAGCACAGGGTTTGTGACCGTCCCGCAATACATCATCGAATGGGAGGCCGACACTCTGCTCTCTACCGTTGATAGGAACATCCTGAGCGGTGGCGACGGTCTAGACACGCTTTACGGCAGCTACAACGGTCTGGATGTCTTCGTATTCGAAGCCGCCAGCGCATATAACAATGTTGATATCATCGAGAGTTTCGATGCCGCAGGCCATGACCAGATTGATCTGAGCGAACTCCTGACCGGCTATGACGCCCTGACAAACGACATCAATGACTTCCTGCAGTTCAGCGAGTCCGGTGGCAATACGACCATCTCTATCGACGCTAACGGCACGACGGGCGGCGCCAGCTTTGCAGATGTAGCACAAATCAACGGCGTGACCGGACTCGACATTGCTCAAATGATCGCTGCCGACAATCTGATTATTGCTTAA
- a CDS encoding PAS domain S-box protein: MTKTDITNKEKKQSDKAARHAEHTALMAYCRVCFVAFVGTVMSILFFIMVLNQNVDKLEDDFRHDTTMQILSLNHKTRILEQFWEDMQAFYLSSETVTLQEFGTFSASILKQGELGFISWLPDTKEPLDANDIYMVSKKNVDQEQIKKLLIEEPAIREAIEKARTSLSVTISRDFSTDFMDKTDPQPRVAIAIPTMKAAIKNEGPRSLNGFSIAFLETWPFFSQIFLIENRDKKNIQIFLTDADESSKDLLFKHTGQENMLSDTAVDNMMDNRQMLAVSQKIPFASQYLKIEVSPSFSYLAQSADKSAWAVFLLGMALTGFIAFWFYQQISRTLHIQHIVNEKTEALSKNEKHLRAILDNTVDGIITINSAGIIQTFNSACERIFGYNTEEVIGENINLLMPPPDQEKHDSYIANYIRTGEAKIIGIGREVVGLRKDGSTFPMDLGIGVIKNGGDYTFIGIIRDITDRKEAERQLTESHQAMDDFVYIVSHDLKEPLRGIYSYAQFLMEDYGDTLNEDGIDKLNTLKNLSRRMEELIDTLLYYSRLGRTELAFKETDINRVLKKTMELLEPTIQEQNVTVNIHEKMPTLVCDRARVSEIFRNLITNAIKYNDNEEKYVEVGCIVDHPDFPYQYVFYVEDNGIGIPEKHQDAVFKIFKRLHARDAYGGGTGSGLTIVKKIIDRHNGKIWIESDGKNGTTFYFTLSDE, translated from the coding sequence ATGACAAAAACGGACATCACCAACAAAGAAAAAAAGCAGAGCGACAAAGCCGCACGTCATGCCGAACACACGGCTCTTATGGCTTATTGCCGGGTATGCTTCGTTGCCTTTGTGGGGACGGTCATGTCCATCCTGTTTTTCATTATGGTCTTGAATCAAAACGTCGATAAGCTGGAAGATGATTTCCGACACGACACCACCATGCAAATCCTGTCATTGAATCATAAAACCAGAATATTGGAACAATTCTGGGAAGACATGCAGGCCTTCTACCTGTCATCAGAAACCGTTACGCTACAGGAATTCGGTACGTTTTCAGCGTCTATTTTAAAACAGGGGGAATTAGGATTCATCAGCTGGCTTCCAGACACAAAAGAACCGCTGGACGCAAACGACATCTATATGGTTTCCAAAAAAAACGTCGATCAAGAACAAATCAAAAAATTGCTGATTGAGGAACCCGCTATCCGTGAAGCGATAGAAAAAGCCCGTACAAGCCTTTCTGTAACAATCAGCCGGGATTTTTCTACGGATTTCATGGATAAAACAGACCCTCAGCCACGCGTCGCCATTGCCATCCCCACGATGAAAGCCGCAATAAAAAATGAGGGGCCGCGTTCTTTAAACGGTTTTTCCATCGCTTTTTTAGAAACGTGGCCGTTTTTCTCACAGATTTTCCTGATTGAAAATCGCGACAAAAAAAACATCCAGATATTTCTGACGGATGCGGATGAAAGCTCGAAAGATCTCTTGTTCAAACATACCGGACAGGAAAACATGTTATCGGACACGGCCGTCGACAACATGATGGATAACAGGCAAATGTTGGCCGTAAGTCAAAAAATCCCCTTTGCCTCGCAATATCTCAAGATCGAAGTTTCACCGTCTTTCTCTTATCTGGCCCAGAGCGCCGATAAAAGTGCATGGGCTGTTTTTCTGCTCGGCATGGCACTAACAGGCTTCATAGCATTCTGGTTCTACCAGCAAATCAGCCGCACCCTTCACATCCAGCATATTGTTAACGAAAAAACGGAGGCGCTAAGTAAAAACGAGAAGCACCTTCGCGCCATTTTGGATAATACTGTCGATGGCATTATCACGATCAACAGCGCAGGCATCATCCAGACATTTAACTCTGCCTGCGAACGTATATTTGGCTACAACACGGAAGAAGTCATTGGCGAAAATATAAACCTGTTGATGCCCCCTCCCGATCAGGAAAAGCACGACAGTTATATTGCCAATTACATTCGCACGGGCGAAGCCAAGATTATAGGCATTGGCCGGGAAGTTGTTGGCCTGCGCAAAGATGGCTCGACCTTTCCCATGGATCTGGGAATTGGTGTCATCAAAAATGGCGGTGATTACACCTTTATCGGCATTATCCGGGATATAACGGATCGTAAGGAAGCCGAACGGCAACTGACCGAGAGCCATCAGGCCATGGATGATTTTGTCTATATTGTCTCTCACGACCTGAAAGAGCCTCTGCGCGGCATCTACAGCTATGCCCAATTCTTGATGGAGGACTATGGGGATACACTGAATGAAGACGGCATAGACAAGCTTAACACCCTTAAAAACCTGTCCCGGCGCATGGAAGAGCTGATTGATACGCTTTTGTATTATTCCCGGCTTGGTCGGACAGAGCTTGCCTTCAAGGAAACCGATATAAATCGTGTATTGAAAAAAACCATGGAGCTTCTTGAACCAACAATTCAGGAACAAAACGTGACCGTTAATATCCATGAAAAAATGCCAACTCTGGTTTGCGATCGAGCACGTGTCAGCGAAATTTTCCGCAATCTTATCACCAACGCCATCAAATATAATGATAACGAGGAAAAATACGTCGAGGTCGGCTGTATCGTCGATCACCCGGACTTCCCGTATCAGTACGTTTTTTATGTCGAGGATAACGGCATTGGTATTCCTGAGAAACATCAGGATGCCGTCTTTAAAATCTTCAAGCGTCTGCATGCGCGCGATGCCTACGGGGGAGGAACCGGATCGGGCCTGACCATCGTCAAAAAAATCATAGACCGCCACAATGGTAAGATCTGGATTGAATCTGACGGTAAAAATGGAACGACCTTTTATTTCACCTTAAGCGATGAGTAA
- a CDS encoding response regulator — MTNEEKSIRAPYILIVEDSPVDFEIAMRSLRKADVDVTVERCEDGDEAIAFLTSDNPIIKERGFPELILLDLNLPGTDGRAVLEHVKNAESLKSIPVIILSTSNNERDITACYRNGANSYVKKPIAPDDYTAMAQSLKSFWFDWVMLPQEFS, encoded by the coding sequence ATGACGAACGAAGAAAAATCCATACGAGCCCCTTATATCCTGATCGTCGAAGATAGCCCTGTCGACTTCGAAATTGCCATGCGCTCTTTGCGAAAAGCCGACGTAGACGTGACCGTCGAGCGGTGCGAAGATGGCGACGAAGCGATTGCTTTTCTAACCTCTGACAACCCGATCATAAAAGAACGGGGGTTCCCTGAATTAATCTTGCTTGATCTTAATTTACCGGGAACGGACGGACGCGCCGTTCTTGAACACGTCAAAAATGCTGAATCCCTGAAAAGCATCCCGGTGATTATCCTGAGCACCTCCAATAATGAAAGGGACATAACCGCTTGCTACCGGAACGGGGCAAACAGCTATGTCAAAAAACCGATCGCACCGGACGACTATACGGCTATGGCTCAATCGCTGAAAAGTTTCTGGTTCGACTGGGTTATGCTCCCCCAAGAATTTTCCTAA
- a CDS encoding cation:proton antiporter, translating into MLETSIFLQIVTIMALAGSVGLVAVLLRQPLIVAFIITGLLAGPDALNLVREQDKSIIETLAQFGIALLLFVVGLKLDLRIIRQMGLVALATGLVQIIITCALGFTLSMMLGYPPVTAAFIGLALAFSSTIIAVKLLSDAHAIDSLYGRLALGILIVQDLMVIIATIIIAGLTGESDVTSFNLNDVMLVASKAVMLVAGTGLFIRFAARPLTHILARNSELMVVFCFAFAVIMAALCEYLHFSKELGGLVAGIALASTPYNNFMAARLSSLRDFLLLFFFAHLGAHMSLAGITEQILPALLLSIFVLAGKPLVIMSITNIMHFRKRTGFLTGMSLSQISEFSLILIAMGYECGLVGEDALNLVTLVGLLTMTLSTYAITHMNGLYNVLERHTGLFIEEQDDRETGQTPHHTAMETPYDVIVFGLGHYGEAIAHSFQKNGYSVLGVDFNPSAITTAQEKGIPSIYGDAADPEFPAQLPLHKAKVVVLCFQHTLNSPMIVDLRRTLSQTLRVHGYQGHIAATSHHLELDRDLPSHGIDIVLKTYEDAAHRGTEQIIQALQDDNR; encoded by the coding sequence ATGCTCGAAACATCCATCTTTCTACAGATCGTAACCATCATGGCTCTGGCCGGCAGCGTGGGACTGGTGGCCGTCCTGTTACGGCAACCCCTGATCGTCGCTTTTATCATCACCGGCCTGCTAGCCGGGCCGGATGCGTTAAATCTTGTCCGCGAACAAGATAAATCCATCATAGAAACACTGGCACAGTTCGGGATCGCCCTGCTGCTGTTCGTCGTCGGGTTAAAACTCGATTTACGGATTATCCGTCAAATGGGGCTGGTGGCTCTGGCAACGGGGCTGGTTCAAATCATCATAACGTGCGCTTTGGGATTTACCCTCAGCATGATGCTGGGATATCCCCCCGTAACAGCCGCCTTCATCGGGCTGGCACTGGCCTTTTCCAGCACCATTATTGCCGTCAAACTGCTCTCTGACGCGCATGCTATCGACTCGCTTTATGGCCGTCTGGCTTTGGGTATACTGATTGTTCAGGATTTAATGGTGATTATCGCCACGATTATCATTGCCGGTCTGACCGGGGAATCCGATGTCACGAGCTTTAACCTGAATGACGTCATGCTGGTTGCCAGCAAAGCCGTCATGCTGGTTGCCGGCACAGGCCTGTTCATCCGGTTTGCCGCCCGCCCCCTGACGCACATACTGGCACGCAACAGCGAGCTGATGGTGGTCTTCTGCTTCGCGTTTGCCGTTATCATGGCCGCCCTGTGCGAATATCTGCACTTCAGCAAGGAATTGGGCGGGCTGGTCGCCGGTATTGCTTTAGCTTCCACACCTTACAATAATTTTATGGCCGCCCGGCTCTCCTCTCTCCGGGATTTTCTATTGCTGTTCTTTTTCGCGCATCTGGGCGCCCATATGAGCTTAGCAGGCATCACAGAACAGATCCTCCCTGCGCTTTTGCTTTCTATATTCGTACTGGCAGGCAAACCGCTGGTTATCATGAGCATCACAAATATAATGCATTTCCGCAAACGCACCGGTTTTTTAACCGGGATGTCGCTATCACAAATCAGTGAGTTCTCCCTGATCCTGATCGCCATGGGCTATGAGTGCGGACTGGTTGGAGAAGACGCCCTTAATCTGGTCACTCTGGTCGGCCTGTTGACGATGACCCTTTCAACCTATGCCATCACCCATATGAATGGCCTGTACAATGTTCTGGAACGACACACGGGGTTATTCATCGAAGAACAGGATGATCGTGAGACAGGCCAAACACCTCACCACACAGCCATGGAAACGCCCTATGATGTGATTGTTTTTGGTCTGGGGCATTATGGCGAAGCCATCGCCCACAGCTTTCAAAAAAACGGATACAGCGTTCTTGGCGTCGATTTTAATCCATCGGCGATAACAACAGCACAGGAAAAGGGCATTCCGTCGATCTACGGCGATGCTGCTGACCCGGAGTTTCCGGCACAATTACCCTTGCATAAAGCAAAAGTGGTTGTTCTGTGTTTTCAACACACCCTGAATAGCCCGATGATCGTTGATTTGCGGCGGACGTTATCACAAACGTTGCGCGTCCATGGCTATCAGGGACACATAGCGGCAACATCCCATCATTTAGAACTGGATCGTGATCTTCCCTCTCATGGAATCGACATTGTCCTCAAAACATATGAAGACGCAGCCCACCGCGGCACAGAACAAATCATTCAGGCTCTTCAGGATGATAACAGGTGA
- a CDS encoding response regulator, whose product MTAEDASNKDKNKITRDMHILLIEDSESDAYTVKRVLSKHMKHPCRVVHAESMAEAEGILSTGDIDLILLDLGLPDTDGGHDTFHRLSGVKEDIPVIILTSMNDHEMAVSIVGKGAEDFVRKSVISSAPDVLCDVIDFSVCRHKNMLEIKAQKEKEINEKNEVIQWVTGGYSA is encoded by the coding sequence ATGACTGCTGAAGATGCCAGCAATAAAGATAAGAACAAGATTACAAGGGATATGCATATATTGCTAATTGAGGACAGCGAGTCCGATGCTTACACAGTGAAGCGTGTTCTTAGCAAGCATATGAAACATCCATGCCGGGTTGTTCATGCCGAATCTATGGCAGAGGCTGAAGGAATATTATCAACGGGAGATATTGATTTAATTCTTCTTGATCTGGGTTTGCCGGATACAGATGGGGGACATGACACGTTTCATCGCCTGTCAGGCGTTAAGGAAGACATTCCCGTGATTATCCTGACCAGTATGAACGATCATGAGATGGCTGTTAGTATCGTCGGTAAGGGAGCGGAAGATTTTGTCCGTAAATCTGTGATTAGCTCGGCGCCGGATGTCTTGTGCGATGTTATCGATTTTTCGGTGTGTCGTCATAAAAACATGCTGGAAATTAAGGCGCAAAAAGAAAAAGAGATTAACGAGAAAAATGAAGTCATTCAGTGGGTGACAGGGGGATATTCGGCCTAG
- a CDS encoding flagellar biosynthesis protein FlgC gives MNVIQSALSGLHAASKKIEAGASNIANLQTSGSLEAGKKAPYSALTTRQTAITDAQGNGLGVKVDIVAKDTPFVPAYDPDSPFANTDGEIGVPNVDLAEEAVNINLAEITYKANLKTLQAASDMEKELLGMFDEKV, from the coding sequence ATGAACGTGATTCAGTCAGCTTTATCCGGTTTGCATGCGGCTTCGAAAAAGATTGAAGCCGGGGCATCGAATATTGCCAACCTTCAGACATCGGGCTCTCTGGAGGCCGGTAAAAAGGCGCCTTATAGTGCCCTGACGACCCGGCAGACCGCGATTACCGATGCGCAAGGAAACGGACTGGGTGTCAAAGTTGACATTGTGGCCAAGGATACGCCTTTCGTTCCGGCCTATGATCCGGATTCACCGTTTGCTAATACCGACGGTGAAATCGGGGTTCCTAATGTCGATCTGGCGGAAGAGGCCGTCAATATAAATCTGGCCGAAATTACATACAAAGCCAATTTGAAGACTTTACAGGCAGCGTCCGATATGGAGAAAGAGCTGCTCGGTATGTTTGACGAAAAAGTCTGA
- a CDS encoding PAS domain-containing protein, protein MAKYAVTPTKKEVFFGTQEIIVSKTDLKGRITYANDVFCKIAGYKEAELLGQPHSILRHPDMPRCVFKFLWDTIQNGHECFAYVKNMTKHGDFYWVFAHVTPSFNAGGQIIGYHSSRRCPDRDPINIVEPIYKQLLDIENASANSKEGMNEALATLVKICKEKGMSYEELVLTISR, encoded by the coding sequence ATGGCTAAATACGCGGTCACACCGACCAAAAAAGAAGTCTTCTTCGGAACTCAGGAAATCATCGTCAGTAAAACCGACCTGAAGGGGCGGATTACTTACGCGAACGATGTCTTCTGCAAAATCGCCGGATACAAGGAAGCCGAGCTTTTGGGCCAGCCCCATAGCATCCTGCGCCATCCTGACATGCCGCGCTGCGTTTTTAAATTTTTATGGGACACCATTCAAAACGGGCATGAATGTTTTGCCTACGTTAAAAACATGACAAAACACGGTGATTTTTACTGGGTCTTTGCCCACGTTACCCCGTCTTTTAATGCTGGCGGCCAGATCATCGGTTATCATTCCAGTCGCCGATGCCCGGATCGCGATCCCATTAACATTGTCGAGCCTATCTATAAGCAGCTTCTCGACATCGAAAACGCCAGCGCCAACAGTAAAGAAGGCATGAATGAAGCCTTGGCAACACTTGTCAAAATTTGCAAAGAAAAAGGAATGAGCTATGAAGAACTGGTCCTCACTATATCGCGCTGA